A genomic stretch from Centroberyx gerrardi isolate f3 chromosome 10, fCenGer3.hap1.cur.20231027, whole genome shotgun sequence includes:
- the crygs2 gene encoding crystallin, gamma S2, giving the protein MGRWHLVSFGVLQIVFYEDKNFQGRRYECDSDCSDFHAYLSRCNSIRVESGAWVVYERPNYMGYQYVLTRGEYPEYLRWMGLNDRLSSCKMIHFTSGTQYKMQLYEKADFGGQAFEATEDCPSLLEKFRWREVYSCKVVDGWWVFYEHPNYRGRQYFLEKGEYRKPGDWGAVSPAVQSFRRFTE; this is encoded by the exons ATGGGCAGG TGGCATTTGGTGTCATTTGGTGTCCTCCAGATTGTCTTCTACGAGGATAAGAACTTCCAGGGCCGTCGCTATGAGTGCGACAGCGACTGCTCAGACTTCCATGCCTACCTGAGCCGCTGCAACTCCATCCGGGTGGAGAGTGGGGCCTGGGTGGTGTACGAGAGGCCCAACTACATGGGCTACCAGTACGTCCTGACCAGGGGGGAGTACCCCGAGTACCTGCGCTGGATGGGCCTCAACGACCGCCTCAGCTCCTGCAAGATGATCCACTTT ACCAGTGGGACCCAGTACAAGATGCAGCTGTATGAGAAGGCAGACTTCGGGGGCCAGGCCTTTGAGGCCACGGAGGACTGCCCCTCGCTCCTGGAGAAGTTCCGCTGGAGGGAGGTCTACTCCTGTAAGGTCGTCGACGGCTGGTGGGTCTTCTATGAGCACCCCAACTACCGTGGACGCCAGTACTTCCTGGAGAAGGGAGAATACCGCAAGCCCGGCGACTGGGGTGCTGTCAGCCCCGCAGTCCAGTCCTTCAGGCGCTTCACCGAGTGA
- the tbccd1 gene encoding TBCC domain-containing protein 1 isoform X1, producing the protein MEADSVSIWPRMEPFLLGALQVAPPSKLSLHYLRKMATYVRTRDGCFPTLGWAMWRHIACGKLQLPDDLAWLYFETFDLLTGHAPEERLEWAESLSQCSSQSQLDHQRSKLSVDTLQFLLFLYIQQLNRVSLRTSLIGEEWPSHRARSPSSSDREAKTSSQNKNWDDQAHLSFVQSHLGEMLELLVEPGQLSGSGQAIRDSQISLEAVRGLSLLLEGSGGHGRAVQPVHRLLSKGPLQAQTGYSTLSRSFPLQQLLSCLRHSLTLHPFGITACLRSGKKLAWAQQVEGAMKRAKIARNTHTAPVGSKMVLMSQVFKQTLAKDSDKLTGANIKIHRCSDAFIYLLSPLRSVSVDKCRDSTVVLGPVETSVHIHSCENVRVVCVAGRVTVAASSHCILHVLTPTRPLLLPGNTDITLGPFHTHYPCLEDHMASVGLAVVPNAWDRPLLLGAEGLVTPSLSSSSNPDSACYRLLPPAEFHSLVVPFQMEGDTCEVPGGVPPPYQGALEEKQQRIQNWQKTVMEAQLNKEQRRQFQDLVEHKFHEWLLETGHRQELDSLIPAALPSQESSNGPAGDSPRANDAKHVATRRAVEQTPMPC; encoded by the exons ATGGAGGCGGACAGCGTGAGCATATGGCCACGCATGGAGCCCTTCCTATTGGGAGCGCTGCAG GTGGCTCCCCCTTCCAAGCTCAGCCTGCACTATCTTCGTAAGATGGCCACCTATGTGCGAACACGGGATGGTTGCTTCCCTACTTTGGGCTGGGCCATGTGGAGGCATATCGCCTGCGGAAAGCTACAGCTCCCAGATGACCTCGCATGGCTCTACTTTGAGACCTTTGACCTTCTTACAGGCCATGCCCCCGAGGAGAGGTTGGAGTGGGCAGAGTCTCTTTCCCAGTGCTCTTCACAAAGCCAGCTGGACCACCAAAGGAGCAAG tTGTCTGTGGACACGCTGCagttcctgctcttcctctacATCCAGCAGCTGAACCGCGTGTCTCTGCGCACCTCTCTGATTGGTGAAGAGTGGCCCAGTCACCGTGCtcgctccccctcctcctcagacCGAGAGGCCAAGACCAGCTCCCAGAACAAG AACTGGGATGACCAGGCCCACCTGTCATTCGTGCAGAGCCATCTAGGTGagatgctggagctgctggtggAGCCAGGCCAGCTGTCAGGCTCTGGACAGGCCATACGAGATAGCCAG ATATCCCTGGAGGCTGTGCGGGGCCTGAGCCTGCTCCTTGAAGGCTCAGGGGGCCATGGCAGAGCCGTCCAACCCGTCCACAGGCTGCTGTCCAAAGGGCCGCTCCAGGCACAGACTGGCTACTCCACACTCAGCCGCTCCTTCCCCCTTCAACAGCTACTCTCCTGCCTCCGACACAGCCTCACACTCCACCCCTTTGGGATAACCGCCTGCCTGCGCTCAGGCAAGAAACTGGCCTGGGCCCAACAAG TGGAGGGAGCCATGAAGAGAGCCAAGATAGCCAGGAACACCCACACGGCTCCAGTTGGCAGTAAGATGGTGCTGATGTCCCAGGTCTTCAAACAGACACTGGCTAAAGACTCAGACAAGCTGACTGGTGCCAACATCAAAATACACCGATGCTCTGATGCCTTCATATACTTGCTCTCGCCTCTCAG ATCAGTCAGCGTGGACAAGTGCCGCGACAGCACAGTGGTCCTGGGTCCTGTTGAGACCAGCGTCCACATCCACAGCTGCGAGAACGTGCgggtggtgtgtgtggccgGCCGAGTCACTGTCGCAGCCTCTTCGCACTGCATTCTCCACGTCCTGACCCCCACCCGCCCTCTACTCCTGCCTGGGAACACGGACATTACCCTGGGGCCTTTCCACACTCACTACCCCTGCCTGGAGGACCATATGGCCAGTGTGGGGCTGGCTGTGGTGCCCAACGCCTGGGATCGGCCCTTGCTGCTGGGGGCGGAGGGCCTCGTCACCCCCTCGCTCAGCTCTTCGTCCAACCCAGACTCTGCCTGCTACCGCCTGCTGCCCCCGGCCGAGTTCCACTCTCTGGTGGTGCCTTTCCAGATGGAGGGGGACACATGTGAGGTGCCAGGGGGGGTGCCTCCACCATACCAGGGAGCGCTTGAGGAAAAGCAGCAGAGGATACAGAACTGGCAGAAGACTGTGATGGAGGCCCAGCTCAACAA GGAGCAGCGGCGTCAGTTCCAGGACTTGGTGGAGCACAAGTTCCACGAGTGGCTTCTGGAAACGGGGCACAGGCAGGAACTTGACAGCCTCATCCCAGCCGCCTTGCCCTCTCAGGAGTCCTCCAATGGGCCTGCAGGGGATTCGCCCAGGGCTAATGATGCCAAACATGTTGCGACCAGACGGGCAGTGGAACAGACACCTATGCCTTGTTGA
- the tbccd1 gene encoding TBCC domain-containing protein 1 isoform X2 — protein sequence MATHGALPIGSAAGHAPEERLEWAESLSQCSSQSQLDHQRSKLSVDTLQFLLFLYIQQLNRVSLRTSLIGEEWPSHRARSPSSSDREAKTSSQNKNWDDQAHLSFVQSHLGEMLELLVEPGQLSGSGQAIRDSQISLEAVRGLSLLLEGSGGHGRAVQPVHRLLSKGPLQAQTGYSTLSRSFPLQQLLSCLRHSLTLHPFGITACLRSGKKLAWAQQVEGAMKRAKIARNTHTAPVGSKMVLMSQVFKQTLAKDSDKLTGANIKIHRCSDAFIYLLSPLRSVSVDKCRDSTVVLGPVETSVHIHSCENVRVVCVAGRVTVAASSHCILHVLTPTRPLLLPGNTDITLGPFHTHYPCLEDHMASVGLAVVPNAWDRPLLLGAEGLVTPSLSSSSNPDSACYRLLPPAEFHSLVVPFQMEGDTCEVPGGVPPPYQGALEEKQQRIQNWQKTVMEAQLNKEQRRQFQDLVEHKFHEWLLETGHRQELDSLIPAALPSQESSNGPAGDSPRANDAKHVATRRAVEQTPMPC from the exons ATGGCCACGCATGGAGCCCTTCCTATTGGGAGCGCTGCAG GCCATGCCCCCGAGGAGAGGTTGGAGTGGGCAGAGTCTCTTTCCCAGTGCTCTTCACAAAGCCAGCTGGACCACCAAAGGAGCAAG tTGTCTGTGGACACGCTGCagttcctgctcttcctctacATCCAGCAGCTGAACCGCGTGTCTCTGCGCACCTCTCTGATTGGTGAAGAGTGGCCCAGTCACCGTGCtcgctccccctcctcctcagacCGAGAGGCCAAGACCAGCTCCCAGAACAAG AACTGGGATGACCAGGCCCACCTGTCATTCGTGCAGAGCCATCTAGGTGagatgctggagctgctggtggAGCCAGGCCAGCTGTCAGGCTCTGGACAGGCCATACGAGATAGCCAG ATATCCCTGGAGGCTGTGCGGGGCCTGAGCCTGCTCCTTGAAGGCTCAGGGGGCCATGGCAGAGCCGTCCAACCCGTCCACAGGCTGCTGTCCAAAGGGCCGCTCCAGGCACAGACTGGCTACTCCACACTCAGCCGCTCCTTCCCCCTTCAACAGCTACTCTCCTGCCTCCGACACAGCCTCACACTCCACCCCTTTGGGATAACCGCCTGCCTGCGCTCAGGCAAGAAACTGGCCTGGGCCCAACAAG TGGAGGGAGCCATGAAGAGAGCCAAGATAGCCAGGAACACCCACACGGCTCCAGTTGGCAGTAAGATGGTGCTGATGTCCCAGGTCTTCAAACAGACACTGGCTAAAGACTCAGACAAGCTGACTGGTGCCAACATCAAAATACACCGATGCTCTGATGCCTTCATATACTTGCTCTCGCCTCTCAG ATCAGTCAGCGTGGACAAGTGCCGCGACAGCACAGTGGTCCTGGGTCCTGTTGAGACCAGCGTCCACATCCACAGCTGCGAGAACGTGCgggtggtgtgtgtggccgGCCGAGTCACTGTCGCAGCCTCTTCGCACTGCATTCTCCACGTCCTGACCCCCACCCGCCCTCTACTCCTGCCTGGGAACACGGACATTACCCTGGGGCCTTTCCACACTCACTACCCCTGCCTGGAGGACCATATGGCCAGTGTGGGGCTGGCTGTGGTGCCCAACGCCTGGGATCGGCCCTTGCTGCTGGGGGCGGAGGGCCTCGTCACCCCCTCGCTCAGCTCTTCGTCCAACCCAGACTCTGCCTGCTACCGCCTGCTGCCCCCGGCCGAGTTCCACTCTCTGGTGGTGCCTTTCCAGATGGAGGGGGACACATGTGAGGTGCCAGGGGGGGTGCCTCCACCATACCAGGGAGCGCTTGAGGAAAAGCAGCAGAGGATACAGAACTGGCAGAAGACTGTGATGGAGGCCCAGCTCAACAA GGAGCAGCGGCGTCAGTTCCAGGACTTGGTGGAGCACAAGTTCCACGAGTGGCTTCTGGAAACGGGGCACAGGCAGGAACTTGACAGCCTCATCCCAGCCGCCTTGCCCTCTCAGGAGTCCTCCAATGGGCCTGCAGGGGATTCGCCCAGGGCTAATGATGCCAAACATGTTGCGACCAGACGGGCAGTGGAACAGACACCTATGCCTTGTTGA
- the dnajb11 gene encoding dnaJ homolog subfamily B member 11 yields the protein MAVKGMNLCNVCWLLLYFITAVLAGRDFYKILGVTKSASIRDIKKAYRKLALQLHPDRNQDDPQAQDKFADLGAAYEVLSDEEKRKQYDAYGEDGLKEGHHGSHNDIFSSFFGDFGFMFGGNRQQQDRNIPRGNDIILDLEVTLEEVYSGNFVEVVRNKPIAKEAPGKRKCNCRQEMRTTQLGPGRFQMTQEVVCDECPNIKLVNEERTLEVEIEQGVRDEMEYPFIGEGEPHIDGEPGDLRFRIKVLKHPVFERRGDDLYTNVTISLVEALVGFEMEITHLDGHKVHIVRDKITKPGARLWKKGEGLPNFDNINIRGSLIITFDVEFPQTQLDEQQKDGIRSLLKQGSVQKVYNGLQGY from the exons ATGGCTGTCAAAGGGATGAATCTGTGCAATGTGTGCTGGCTGCTCCTCTATTTTATCACGGCGGTGCTTGCGGG GCGAGATTTCTACAAGATTTTGGGGGTGACCAAGAGTGCATCGATCAGGGACATCAAGAAGGCCTACAGAAAGCTCGCTCTCCAGTTACACCCCGACAGAAACCAGGATGACCCACAAGCTCAAGACAAATTTGCAGACTTGGGGGCAGCTTATGAG GTCCTCTCagatgaggagaaaaggaaacagTATGATGCGTACGGAGAGGATGGTCTCAAAGAGGGTCACCACGGCTCACACAATGATATCTTCTCCAG CTTCTTTGGTGACTTTGGGTTCATGTTTGGTGGTAACCGACAGCAACAGGACAGGAACATCCCCAGAGGAAATGACATCATACTCGACCTGGAGGTCACGCTCGAAGAGGTGTACTCTGGGAACTTTGTCGAG GTTGTACGTAACAAGCCTATAGCCAAAGAAGCCCCAGGTAAGAGGAAATGCAACTGCAGACAGGAGATGAGGACGACGCAGCTCGGACCGGGCCGCTTCCAGATGACTCAGGAGGTCGTCTGTGACGAGTGTCCCAATATAAA GCTGGTAAACGAAGAGAGAACCTTGGAGGTAGAAATTGAACAGGGAGTGAGAGATGAGATGGAATACCCCTTCATTGGAGAAG GGGAACCTCACATCGATGGAGAGCCTGGAGATCTACGTTTCCGCATCAAAGTGTTGAA ACATCCTGTGTTTGAACGTCGAGGAGACGACCTGTACACCAACGTCACCATCTCCCTGGTGGAGGCGCTGGTCGGCTTTGAGATGGAAATCACACACTTGGATGGACACAAG GTCCATATAGTGAGAGACAAGATCACCAAGCCTGGTGCCAGGCTGTGGAAGAAGGGAGAGGGCCTGCCCAACTTTGACAACATCAATATCCGCGGTTCCCTCATCATCACCTTCGATGTGGAGTTCCCCCAGACACAGCTGGACGAGCAGCAGAAAGACg GTATTCGGAGTCTTCTGAAGCAGGGTTCTGTACAGAAGGTTTACAATGGACTACAAGGATACTga